A single genomic interval of Xylanivirga thermophila harbors:
- a CDS encoding YgaP family membrane protein, with product MEKNVGLLDRYIRITGGLFMLGYGIKEDSNPLIFLGASKIAEGIVRWCPLLYALDISTMDDNLFSTKMKTHLESNVDDNMADINNMEEQ from the coding sequence ATGGAAAAAAACGTCGGACTTCTCGATAGATATATTCGCATAACCGGTGGTTTGTTCATGTTAGGTTATGGTATAAAAGAAGATTCAAACCCATTAATTTTTCTAGGTGCTTCCAAAATAGCAGAAGGTATTGTAAGATGGTGCCCCTTGCTATACGCTTTAGATATATCTACGATGGATGATAATCTTTTCTCAACTAAAATGAAAACACACCTAGAAAGCAATGTTGATGATAATATGGCTGATATTAATAACATGGAAGAACAATGA